The following coding sequences lie in one Silene latifolia isolate original U9 population chromosome 5, ASM4854445v1, whole genome shotgun sequence genomic window:
- the LOC141657490 gene encoding PRA1 family protein E: MTTNPTPNYGTIPTTTPSPTTTQTLTSLHQQHHRPWREFLSPPSFSIPTTYTLITSRIRRNLNYFRYNYTLITLTIIFLSLLYHPISIIVFLILFLLWLLLYFSRSSPLVVLGRPIDDRIVLVLLFVVTVVALVLTNVGVNVLVALLISVVVVSVHAALRGIDDLFLGADDFEDDVDGSGLVDVVQGHPLRPTYARVV, encoded by the coding sequence ATGACCACCAACCCAACCCCAAACTACGGCACAATCCCAACCACGACACCGTCACCCACAACAACCCAAACCCTAACCTCCCTACACCAGCAACACCACCGTCCATGGCGCGAATTCCTGTCACCACCATCTTTCTCCATCCCAACAACCTACACCCTAATCACCTCCCGCATACGCCGTAACCTCAACTACTTCCGATACAATTACACCCTTATAACCCTAACAATCATCTTCCTCTCTCTCTTATACCACCCAATCTCAATCATCGTCTTCCTCATTCTCTTCCTCTTATGGCTTCTCCTCTACTTCTCCCGCAGTTCTCCCCTCGTCGTCCTAGGCCGCCCCATCGATGACCGTATCGTTCTTGTTCTGCTGTTTGTCGTCACGGTTGTTGCGCTTGTGTTGACGAATGTTGGTGTTAATGTGCTTGTTGCGCTTTTGATTTCCGTCGTTGTTGTTTCCGTTCACGCCGCGTTACGGGGTATTGATGATTTGTTTCTTGGTGCCGATGATTTTGAGGATGATGTTGATGGGAGTGGTCTTGTTGATGTTGTTCAAGGTCACCCTCTTCGTCCTACTTATGCTAGGGTTGTTTGA